The nucleotide sequence GACGACGGAACCGCGCGGGCGCTGGTGTTCGCGACGGCGGACAGCCGGCACCTCGCGACGTTCAAGACCGAGCTGTGGGCGGCGGACGAGTTCGCGGGCATCCGGTACCGCGACCCGCGAGACGCCGAAGGCGCGCTGGTCGACATCTCGCTCACCCCGCAGCTGCTGCCGTTGCGGCGGGCGCTGCTGGAGGAACTGGACCGGCGGGGCTCCCGCACCGTCGCCGAGCTGCAGCGGTTCACGCTGCTCGAGACGATCTACCGGGCCGAGGACGCCGTCGGCGCGCTGACCGCCGCGGTGGCGGCCGGTCAGCTCACGCGGGAACCGGAGAAGGGCCGGCTCGGCTCCCGCACCGTCCTCTCGGCGAGCTAGTCGGCCGTCCCGACCGGCTGGACGCCACCGGTGGCCGGGGCCGGGACCAGGGTCGGGCGGAGCGCGGTGACCGCCGCCGTGGTGACGACCAGGTGCATGAGCATCAGCCCGAAGACGTTGGCGGCGGTGGCGCCGATGTTGAACAGCATCAGGTCCGGCACCCAGGTCAGGACGAGGACCGCGGGGACGACCACGCGCAGCGCTTTCGGCGCCCTGCGGGCGATCGCGAACCAGCCGACGGTGCCCAGCAGCAGCCCGATGGCGGTGGCCGGCAGGTAGGACGCGGGCGACAGGCCCATGCCGATCCCGCCGTCGTCGAGCGCCACCGCCCCGAGGGCGATGACGGTGTTGGCCGCGGCGGCCGCCAGCAGGGCGAAGCCGAGGCGGACGGCGGTGGTGGCGGTCGGGTTGGCGGTGGTGAGCATCGCTCCTCCTTGGGTTTAACACGCAACCCAAACGTTAGATTGGGTTGCGTGTTAAAGTCAAGGCGTGCGTGGCAAGGAACTGTTCCCCGGGCTCGGTGAAGACGAGCAGCGAGCGTGGATCAACCTGGTGAAGGTCCTGCTCTCGCTGCCGGGCGCGCTGGAGAGCCAGCTGCTGCGGGACGCCGACCTGACGCTGCTGGGCTACATGATCCTGGCGCGGCTCTCGATGGTGCCGGGGGAAAGCCTGCGGATGAGCCAGATCGCGGAGATGGCCAACGGGTCACTGCCGCGGATTTCGCACGCGGTGGCGCGCCTGGAGGACCGGGGCTGGGTGACGCGCGAGGTCTGCACCGGCCAGGGCCGCCGGTTCACGACCGCGACGTTGACCGAGGCCGGCCGCGCCCATCTGGCGGCCTCCGCACCCGCGCACCTGGCGACGGTCCGCCGCCTGGTGCTGGATCCGCTGGGCGAGGACTTCGTGCCCGTCGGCGCCGCGGTGGAACGGATCGTCGAGAACCTCGGGCTGCCCACGGAGATCCTCAAATCCCGGTAGGGCTCGGGAACAGCCGGGTTGCCTCAGTCGTCCGCGGCGTGCGGGGCAACCTCGAGGAGCCGGCCGAGGTAGAGGTCCCTGGCCACCAGGCTCACCGCCAGGTGGTCGGCGAGCGGGTCGAAGAAAGCGCTGCGGTAATTGGCGTCGGTCACCGTCGACGCGGCGAAGTACAGCCCGGAGAACGCGGCGATGAACAGGGAAACCTGCAGCAGCTCCTGCGGTACCGGCAGCTGGATGCCGAACAGCGTGCCGCTGGTGGGGTCGCGGCCGATCCACGCCTTGATCACCGCGTGCTGCACCGCGACGATCCCGAACACCACGAAGAAGACGAACACCAGCGTGGCGAGGACGAACGTCTGCAGCACCTGGGTCAGGACCAGGACGAGGACCATGTTCGCCCGTTCCAGCTTGGTGAGCGGCAGCCGTTCGGCGGGGACGTCGTCCGCCAGGAAGGCCGCCAGCGGGGTTTCGCCCAGCTTGTCGAGGCCGACCGGGGCGGTGCGCGACTGGGTCAGCAAGGTGACTTCGTCCTTGAGCATCGCGAGCAGGAAGACCACGGCGACCACGGCCAGGAGCCCGGCGACCAGCCACATCCGCGGCCGCGGCAGGGCGGCGCCGACCTGCCAGATTTCGGTCGTGAAGAACCCGAAAACGGTGAACAGCAGCAGGAGCGGCAGCGCCCGGCTGGTCAGCTCGCCGAGCAGCCGGGCCTGGCGGTACGCGGCCCGCAGCGCCCAGCCGACGATCGAGCCGACCCCGGCGAACGCGGCCGCGAACAGCCCGGTCAGGATCGCCACCTGCATGAGCAGGCCGAGCACCGGCGAGTCGCCGTCGACGACCAGGTCGACGACCGGCACGACGACCACGAACGCGGCCGCCATGACCGCCGCGGGCCCGGTCCCGCCGCGCTCGACCAGCTTGCGCCGCACCCACCGCGCGGTGAGCCATGAGCTCAGGCCGGGGACGACGACCAGGCTCAGCAGCAGTCCGCTGTAGCCCAGTGCGAAGAGGTCGCTGTCCATCAGCCGGTCGAAGTCCGCGTCCGTTTCACCGTCCACTGCGGACAGCACGGCGGTCAGCACCCGCCAGCCCGCGATGAACACGACGGCCGGCGCGATGCGGACGAGCAGGTGAGCGGGCCGCCCCCGCACCACCGCGGGCAGCCCCCGCCGCCGGAACCACTGCTCGACGGCTTCGACACCGCGTTCGTCCGCCATCTTCGCCTCCCGGTCGGCGCGGTCGCCGCCGGGATGCTAGCGCGCGGCCGGGCCCGGCCGGGCAGCCGGGGCCGACCACGACGACCCCCTTCACCGCTGCCGGTTCACCGCGCTGATCTCGTCCTGCACCCGCGTGCGCAACGCCGCCGCGGCACCGGACTGTCCCGCTTGGACGGACATCGCCGCGCCGCGCACCGGACCGGCGACCGGGTACACCCGGTCCTCGCCCGGGAGGGGCACGCCCGGGCAGGTCGTCGTGCGCGGCCGGGAGTTCTTGACGAGGAACACGTTCACGAGACCGTCCACGCACGGGTTGCCCGCCAAGGCGTACTGCCCGTGGAACGGCGAGTCGTCCACCGACACCAGGGGCACGCCGGCCGCGCGGGCTCCCGCCGTCGCCTGCTCGTAGCCGGTCTGCGGGTCGAACTCGCCCTGCACGACCAGGATGTTCGCCGCCGCTTCGGAGGGCACGTCCGGGAGTTCGTGGCGCGGCTTGTCGGACCAGAAGCCGCACGTTTCGCCCAGGCCGTACGCCCAGCCGAACAGCGGGTACCGCGGGCCCTGCCGATCGCTGAGCCGCTTGTACCAGGCCGCCGAGCGGGTGGGCTGGTCGCCGCACGCCACGGCGAAGCGGGTGCCGGGCCGCTGCGTGTAGTCCGGGGCGAGCTCCGAGGCCACCACGCGGCCGGTGGTCAGCTCGGCCGCCGGGACGCCGAACGTCGTGCGGGACACCGCGTCCAGGTCACCGGACAGCGCCGCCGGGGCCGCGGGCGGCGTCCCGTCGAGCGCCTGCGCGCCCAGGAGGAAGATCAGCGCGCCGAGCAGCCACCGTACGTGGCTGCCGTTGCCGACGAAGACGCCGTCGTAGGTGTCGGGGGCGAGGCCGTGCGTGCCGTAGTACGCGCGCACGGCCTCCCACTTCGCCTTGACTTCGGCGGCCGTTCCGCCCAGCTGCGCGGAGAAGTTCCGCGCGAGCCACGGCAGGTAGACGTCGTCGAACTGCCGCTGGTCGATGCCGGGGAACGCTTCGAAGTCGGCCTGCAGCCTGCCTTCGAAGTCGACGCTGGAGTCGAGCACGGTCTTGCCGGTGTGCTCCGGGAACAGCGACGCGTACTTGGCGCCGAGCCACGTTCCGTAGGAGTAGCCGAGGTAGTTGAGCTTCTCGTCCCCGAGCAGGGTGCGGATCAGGTCCATGTCGTGCGCGGTCTGCCAGGTCGTGATGAACGGCGCGAGCGCGTCGCTCTGGCACGCCTCGGCGACGGCCCGGGGGACCTGCCGGTGGGCCGCGATGCTCGCCGCGGAGCGGTCGCGGGCGTCGAGCGGTCCCGCCGGCAGCCGGCCGACCGGCACCTGGCACTGGAAGCCGTTGTCGTCGGTGCCCGCGTGGCCGGTGCCGCGAGGGTCCATGCCGACGACGTCGTAGAGCTCGTTCACCGTCGGCTGCAGGCCGGCGAGCGCGCCCGCGAGCGGGGTGCCCTGGCCGCCGGGACCGCCGGGGTTGACCAGGATGGCCCCGCGCCGCTCGCCGGTCGCGGCGACCCGGCTGATCGACACCTCGAGCTGCGGGCCGGCGGCCGGGTCGGCCCAGTCCCGCGGGACCGTGACCCGGGCGCACTGCGCGGGTTTCTCGTCCTCGGCCGGCTTGAACGGGCAGTCGCCCCAGCTCAGCTGCTGGGTGGTGTACGGGGTGAGCGGGTCGGCGGCCGCGGCGGGCACGGAGGCCGCGAAGAGGGCGGCCGTCGCGGCCGCCAGTCCTGTCCGGGAGAGACGCACCGGGATCCTTCCGTCGGTGGTGGGGGTGCGCCCGAGCCTGGCCCGGGTGGCGGTCGCCGGTGATCAGCCCGGAGGACGAACTCGCCGCGGCCGCCTCGGCCCCGGGTATGAGACGCGCCCGGCGTGCGCCCGGCGGCCGCGGCGGAGATCATGGGGTCATGACCGGTTCCCGCCCGGGGCTGGGCGTCGTCGGGCGCCGCCTCGTGCAGTTCCTGCTGGACGAACTGCTCGTCTTCGGGCCGATGCTGCTGCTCGCGATCGCGGTGGTCTGGCTGTTCCACCCGCACGGCCCGGGCCTGCTGACGTTCCTGGAGGTCGTCCTCTACACGATGCTGGCGCTGGACCTGGTGGGCCTGTGGTTCGTCCTCGCGTGGTGGCCCTACCGGCACGGCGGCCAGACGCCGGCGATGCGGTGGTTGCACCTGCGGATCGTGACGCTCGAGGGCACGCACCCGTCGCTCGGCGCGTTCTTCGTCCGCGAGCTGCTGATGGTGGTCGACGGCTTCGCGTGGGGCCTGGCCGGGATCGTGGTGATGCTGGCGACCCGGCGGCGGCAGCGGTTCGGCGACGTCGTGGCGCGCACGGTCGTCGTGCGCGTCCCCCGGTCAGCGCACCAGGCCGCTTTCCCAGGCCCAGATGGCGATTTCGGTGCGGTTGCGGACGCCCAGCTTGCGCTTGGCCGCGCCGATGTGGGTCTTGACCGTGGGCATCGACACCACGAGTGACCGGCAGATCTCGTCGTTCGTCTCGCCGCGCGCCACGGCCTTCACGACGTCGAGTTCGCGCGGGGTGAGCGGGCTTTCCGGCGGGGTGACGCGCCGGGGAGCGCGGCGCGCGTAGTGCGCCAGCAGCCGCGTGGTGATCGCGGGGGAGACCAGCGCCTCGCCGTGGGCGGCCGCGTGCACGGCCTCGACGAGCAGGTTCGGCCCGGCGTCCTTGAGCAGGAACCCGCAGGCACCGGCCCGCAGCGCCGCGTGCACGTTCTCGTCCAGCCCGAACGTCGTCACCATCACCACGCGCAGGGGCTCCGGGACGTCCGGGCCCGCCAGCAGTTCCGTCGCCCGCAGCCCGTCCACACCGGGCATCCGGATGTCCATCAGCGTCACGTCCGGGCGCAGCTGCCGGGCCAGGCGCACCGCCTGATCGCCGTCCGCGGCTTCGCCGACGACCTCGATGTCCGGTTCGCCGTCGAGGATCAGCCGGAACCCCGCGCGGACCAGTGCCTGGTCGTCGGCGATCAGCACTCGCGTCGGCACCCGGTCTCCCCTCGGCTCAGCCCGGCCGCAGCGGCAGCCGCGCGACGACGCGCCAGCGCCGGCCCGCCGCCGGACCCGCCTGCACGGTACCGCCCACCGCGGCCACCCGCTCCGCCATCCCCAGCAGGCCGTAGCCACCCCGGCGGGCGGGCCGGCCGGCGCCGTCGTTGACCACTTCGACCAGCAGCTCGCCGGGCGGCTCGTGGCGGACGAGCACCCGCACCTCGGCGGCTTCGGGCGCGTGCCGGCGGACGTTGGTGAGCGACTCGGTGAGCAGCCGGTGCGCGGTGGTGACGACTTCCGGCGCGACCGCCAGGTCGGCGAGGCCGGGGCCGACCTCCAGGTGGATGCGGTCGTCGTCGGGGACCGCGCGGTCCACGGCGGTGGCGAGGTCGGCGGGCGGGACGAAGAGGTCTTCGTCGCCGGTCCGCAGCGCCCCGACCAGCCGGCGCATCGCGGACAGGGCCGTCGCGCCCGCGGTTTCCAGCTCGGCGAAGGTCGCGGTGTCGCCGCCGGCCCGCTCGGCGACGCGGTGCGCGGCCTGGACGCGCACGACGATGCCGCTGATCTGGTGGGCGACGAGGTCGTGCAGCTCCCGCGCCAGCCGCAGCCGCTCGGCGGTGCGGAGTTCGAGCACCTCCACGCGGTGGCGGACGTCGGCGTCGCGCAGGACCAGGCCGCCGGCCAGCGCGCCGCCCCAGGCCACCGCGGCGCCCGCGGCGTAGAGCGCGGACGTCGTTTCGGCGCCGTAGCGCAGGATCGGGGCGAGGGTCGCGGCACAGCCACCGAGGACCGCCTGTGCGGTGGCCGCCTTCGGGGACAGCCGGTGGCAGCACGCACCGACCATCAGCGCCAGCGCGAGGGCTTCGGCCGAACCGGGCTGCGGCGGCAGCCGGGCGCCCGCCGTGGCGAGCGCGGCGGTGACGGCCGTGCCCAGCAGCGACAACCCGGACACGGCGGCGGCCAGGCCGGCGATGTGGCCGGGGAACCGGCGGCGCAGCACGGCCAGCAGCGCCACCACCGGCCCGAGGCCCGGCGCGAACTCGATGGCGACGGTGGCGAGCTGCCCCTGGCCCGGACCGGCCCGGGCCGCGACGACCGTGTCGAGCACGACCAGTGCCCCGAGGACGACCGCCTCGGCCACGAGCGGGCCACGGCGGCCGGTCCACGGGATCCGCGGGTGGCCGGCGAAGGTCATCCGCCGATGGTGCCGCACCGCGCGGCCGCGCGCCCCACACACGGGGCGAAACTCCTACCCGGGTACGAGACGGCGGCGCGCATCTCGTACCGGCGGCCGATCGCGGCACGGTGGTTCCGCGGAAGACTCGGGACGATGGACGATCGATGCGAAGAGGTTCCGATGCGGGAGGCCGGCGCCACCGGGACGCGGCCCGTCGAAGGGCTGATCGAGGGCTTGCCGGGCTGGTACTTCGTGCTCGTCGGGCTGCTGGTGGCGAGCAACGACCTGAGCCTGCAGTTCAGCGACCGGTACAGCTGGGTCGCGCTGCTGCCGCTGGTGCTCGTGGCGGTGCACCTGACGCTGTGGTTCACCCTGCTGGCCCGCCGGCGGCGGTACCTGCGTGCGGTGTGGCGCAGCAAGCAGGCGCTCGCGCTCGTCGCCGTGCTGTTCACGCTGCGGCTGCTGCTGCAGTTCGGGCTCGCGAAGCTGACCGGCGAAGCCGCGCCGCTGCACAGCTACACGCACCTGGTGATCGGGCTGGTGATGCTCGTCGTGACCACCGCCGGGGCGTGGTTCGACCAGTGGCTCGTCCTGCGGGTGGTGAACCGGGACGCGAACCGCCGACGGTGATTTTCCGGCCAACCGTCGTCGATTTCTTCGCGGGGTCACGGAAACGGTAAAAGAATCATCGGAAAGCCCGCCCGGATTTTCGGTCGCCGGCTGCGCGCCACGCCGGAATCAGGTGGTTCGCCATCGCCAGCACCACGCCGGCGGCCACGCACGCCCACCGGTCCGGGGCCGGCGCGGGTGCGCCCAGGGCCGCGCACCCGGCGCTGCCCGCGGCGAGCACGACCGCCCGGGCCACCACCGCCCACGACACCTCCGCCGCGCCGAAACACCCGCACGGCACGCCCGCGCGGCGCGTCCGCAGCACCGCCGCGTAACCCGCGAAAGCGCAGTACAGCGCGGCTTGCGCGAGGGCGGGCAGCGCCGCGGCAGCCGGATCGGCGAGCACTGAGGCGAGCATCGCCGCGCCCACGAGGACCTCCGCGCCGGCGGTCGGCGCGGCCACGAAGGGCGGCAGCAGGCGGTGGGCGCGCAGCACCGCCCGGTGCTCCCGCGGCCGCGCCGCGTGGGCCGCGCCGGCCGCGGTCAGCAGCACCGCCCCGAGCGCCGTCAGCGCCGTCATTCCCGCGGACCAGAAGGTGTGCACGGACCCACTGTATTCGCGACACCGCATTTCCGG is from Amycolatopsis mediterranei and encodes:
- a CDS encoding MarR family winged helix-turn-helix transcriptional regulator yields the protein MRGKELFPGLGEDEQRAWINLVKVLLSLPGALESQLLRDADLTLLGYMILARLSMVPGESLRMSQIAEMANGSLPRISHAVARLEDRGWVTREVCTGQGRRFTTATLTEAGRAHLAASAPAHLATVRRLVLDPLGEDFVPVGAAVERIVENLGLPTEILKSR
- a CDS encoding alpha/beta fold hydrolase, translating into MRLSRTGLAAATAALFAASVPAAAADPLTPYTTQQLSWGDCPFKPAEDEKPAQCARVTVPRDWADPAAGPQLEVSISRVAATGERRGAILVNPGGPGGQGTPLAGALAGLQPTVNELYDVVGMDPRGTGHAGTDDNGFQCQVPVGRLPAGPLDARDRSAASIAAHRQVPRAVAEACQSDALAPFITTWQTAHDMDLIRTLLGDEKLNYLGYSYGTWLGAKYASLFPEHTGKTVLDSSVDFEGRLQADFEAFPGIDQRQFDDVYLPWLARNFSAQLGGTAAEVKAKWEAVRAYYGTHGLAPDTYDGVFVGNGSHVRWLLGALIFLLGAQALDGTPPAAPAALSGDLDAVSRTTFGVPAAELTTGRVVASELAPDYTQRPGTRFAVACGDQPTRSAAWYKRLSDRQGPRYPLFGWAYGLGETCGFWSDKPRHELPDVPSEAAANILVVQGEFDPQTGYEQATAGARAAGVPLVSVDDSPFHGQYALAGNPCVDGLVNVFLVKNSRPRTTTCPGVPLPGEDRVYPVAGPVRGAAMSVQAGQSGAAAALRTRVQDEISAVNRQR
- a CDS encoding RDD family protein, whose product is MTGSRPGLGVVGRRLVQFLLDELLVFGPMLLLAIAVVWLFHPHGPGLLTFLEVVLYTMLALDLVGLWFVLAWWPYRHGGQTPAMRWLHLRIVTLEGTHPSLGAFFVRELLMVVDGFAWGLAGIVVMLATRRRQRFGDVVARTVVVRVPRSAHQAAFPGPDGDFGAVADAQLALGRADVGLDRGHRHHE
- a CDS encoding response regulator, translated to MPTRVLIADDQALVRAGFRLILDGEPDIEVVGEAADGDQAVRLARQLRPDVTLMDIRMPGVDGLRATELLAGPDVPEPLRVVMVTTFGLDENVHAALRAGACGFLLKDAGPNLLVEAVHAAAHGEALVSPAITTRLLAHYARRAPRRVTPPESPLTPRELDVVKAVARGETNDEICRSLVVSMPTVKTHIGAAKRKLGVRNRTEIAIWAWESGLVR
- a CDS encoding sensor histidine kinase; protein product: MTFAGHPRIPWTGRRGPLVAEAVVLGALVVLDTVVAARAGPGQGQLATVAIEFAPGLGPVVALLAVLRRRFPGHIAGLAAAVSGLSLLGTAVTAALATAGARLPPQPGSAEALALALMVGACCHRLSPKAATAQAVLGGCAATLAPILRYGAETTSALYAAGAAVAWGGALAGGLVLRDADVRHRVEVLELRTAERLRLARELHDLVAHQISGIVVRVQAAHRVAERAGGDTATFAELETAGATALSAMRRLVGALRTGDEDLFVPPADLATAVDRAVPDDDRIHLEVGPGLADLAVAPEVVTTAHRLLTESLTNVRRHAPEAAEVRVLVRHEPPGELLVEVVNDGAGRPARRGGYGLLGMAERVAAVGGTVQAGPAAGRRWRVVARLPLRPG
- a CDS encoding MauE/DoxX family redox-associated membrane protein, whose product is MHTFWSAGMTALTALGAVLLTAAGAAHAARPREHRAVLRAHRLLPPFVAAPTAGAEVLVGAAMLASVLADPAAAALPALAQAALYCAFAGYAAVLRTRRAGVPCGCFGAAEVSWAVVARAVVLAAGSAGCAALGAPAPAPDRWACVAAGVVLAMANHLIPAWRAAGDRKSGRAFR